In one Deinococcus aerolatus genomic region, the following are encoded:
- a CDS encoding P-loop NTPase family protein, with product MRRVIVIGTTGSGKTTLARAIAARLEVPHGEQDAWNHLPGWQEAPLGQFRAAVDAFTAPSGWVMDGNYTKARDIGWARADTLVWLDYAAQVVFWRVLTRMLRRVVGRQELWNGNRETLRGAVQADAPLRWLFRTHWQRRRETPGLAAGYPHLTLIRLRSPREAEGWLRSLSPAAESARLPRPG from the coding sequence ATGCGGCGCGTTATTGTGATCGGCACCACCGGAAGCGGCAAGACCACCCTGGCGCGGGCCATTGCCGCGCGGCTGGAAGTTCCCCACGGCGAGCAGGACGCCTGGAACCACCTGCCCGGCTGGCAGGAGGCGCCGCTCGGGCAGTTCCGCGCAGCAGTGGACGCCTTTACCGCGCCGTCCGGCTGGGTCATGGACGGCAATTACACCAAGGCCAGGGACATCGGCTGGGCGCGGGCCGACACCCTGGTGTGGCTGGACTATGCCGCACAGGTGGTGTTCTGGCGGGTGCTGACGCGCATGCTGCGGCGGGTGGTCGGCCGGCAGGAATTGTGGAACGGCAACCGCGAAACCCTGCGCGGCGCGGTACAGGCCGATGCGCCGCTGCGCTGGCTGTTCAGGACGCACTGGCAGCGGCGGCGGGAAACGCCGGGTCTGGCCGCCGGATATCCGCACCTCACCCTGATCCGGTTGCGCTCTCCGCGCGAGGCGGAGGGGTGGCTGAGAAGCCTCAGCCCTGCCGCAGAATCCGCCCGCCTGCCGCGTCCAGGGTAA